A single Macaca mulatta isolate MMU2019108-1 chromosome 11, T2T-MMU8v2.0, whole genome shotgun sequence DNA region contains:
- the LACRT gene encoding extracellular glycoprotein lacritin precursor (The RefSeq protein has 1 substitution compared to this genomic sequence), which produces MKFTTLLFLAAVAGALVYAEDASSDSTDADPAQEAGTSKPNEEISDPAASASPPETTTTAQETSAAVQGTAKVTSSRQELNPLKSIVEKSILLTEQAFARAGKGVPGGLAGGKQFIENGNEFAKKLLKKFGLPKPWA; this is translated from the exons ATGAAATTCACCACTCTCCTCTTCTTGGCAGCTGTGGCTGGGGCCCTGGTCTATGCTG AAGATGCCTCCTCTGACTCGACGGATGCTGATCCTGCCCAGGAAGCTGGGACCT CTAAGCCTAATGAAGAGATCTCAGATCCAGCAGCATCTGCTTCACCCCCAGAGACAACCACAACAGCCCAGGAGATGTCGGCAGCAGTTCAGGGGACAGCCAAGGTTACCTCAAGCAGGCAGGAACTAAACCCCCTGA AATCCATAGTGGAGAAAAGTATCTTACTAACAGAACAAGCCTTTGCAAGAGCAGGAAAAGGAGTGCCTGGAGGCTTGGCAGGTGGAAAACAATTCATTGAAA ATGGAAATGAATTTGCAAAAAAATTACTGAAGAAATTCGGTCTGCCAAAACCGTGGGCATGA